One Cellulomonas soli DNA window includes the following coding sequences:
- a CDS encoding GNAT family N-acetyltransferase yields the protein MGQAPRTVDGYRIEPLSADTWEAFAGLAERHNGVWGGCWCTYFHQYPDPPERRELGNREFKHQLVLDGRTHAALVLDGDLALAWAQFGPVAELANIHHRKEWEHGLVRMPDYRITCLFVDRSSRRHGMAAVAVRGALALIAEAGGGLVESYPHDLPPEKKTSASFLYNATRSMYEGLGFTYQRPKGKGNCVMTKQVEPLG from the coding sequence ATGGGGCAGGCACCGCGGACGGTGGACGGCTACCGAATCGAGCCGCTGAGCGCCGACACCTGGGAGGCGTTCGCCGGCCTGGCCGAACGGCACAACGGGGTCTGGGGCGGGTGCTGGTGCACCTACTTCCACCAGTACCCCGACCCGCCCGAACGACGGGAGCTGGGCAACCGCGAGTTCAAGCACCAGCTCGTCCTGGACGGGCGCACGCACGCGGCGCTCGTGCTCGACGGTGACCTCGCCCTCGCCTGGGCGCAGTTCGGGCCGGTGGCCGAGCTGGCGAACATCCACCACCGCAAGGAGTGGGAGCACGGGCTCGTCCGGATGCCTGACTACCGGATCACCTGCCTGTTCGTGGACCGCTCCTCCCGGCGTCACGGCATGGCCGCCGTGGCCGTGCGCGGGGCCCTCGCGCTGATCGCCGAGGCCGGGGGAGGGCTCGTCGAGTCCTACCCGCACGACCTGCCGCCCGAGAAGAAGACCTCGGCCTCCTTCCTCTACAACGCCACCCGGAGCATGTACGAGGGGCTCGGGTTCACGTACCAACGCCCCAAGGGCAAGGGCAACTGCGTCATGACGAAGCAGGTCGAGCCGCTGGGCTGA
- a CDS encoding DUF58 domain-containing protein: MTTTPGSPAAPARAAHDGRDARPGRRDAATDRLLRRLEWRVVRPLEGRLQGAYRTTQRGSGFDLAGLRAYVEGDDARHIDWNVTARMNEPHVREFTEDRELTVWLVLDRSTSMAAGVPGRGKDDVLVELALVLTRLFARGGNRVGAVLYDTGAVRVVRPGSGRTQALLIGEDLARTAPHGRTGEPAARGARRRRGRSAASAPGTDPAPGTTTDLAAMLASVASVARRRSLVLVVSDLIGTGEWERPLLQLAHRHEVVALRIVDAADDDVPQAGLVVVEDAETGEQLFVDTSDPLFRARLRAGVDARDAAILAGTRRAGVPVHRITTDRDLVGQLVDVVARTQARPA, encoded by the coding sequence GTGACGACCACGCCCGGTTCCCCCGCAGCGCCCGCACGCGCGGCGCACGACGGACGAGACGCACGCCCCGGGCGCCGGGACGCGGCCACCGACCGGTTGCTGCGTCGGCTCGAGTGGCGCGTCGTGCGCCCGCTCGAAGGTCGGCTGCAGGGCGCGTACCGCACGACGCAGCGCGGGTCGGGCTTCGACCTGGCCGGGCTGCGCGCCTACGTCGAGGGGGACGACGCGCGGCACATCGACTGGAACGTGACCGCGCGGATGAACGAGCCGCACGTGCGCGAGTTCACCGAGGACCGTGAGCTGACGGTCTGGCTCGTGCTGGACCGCTCGACGTCGATGGCCGCCGGGGTGCCCGGCCGGGGCAAGGACGACGTGCTCGTCGAGCTCGCGCTCGTGCTCACCCGGCTGTTCGCCCGCGGCGGCAACCGCGTGGGGGCCGTCCTGTACGACACGGGGGCGGTGCGCGTCGTGCGCCCGGGCTCCGGTCGCACCCAGGCGCTGCTCATCGGCGAGGACCTGGCCCGCACGGCGCCGCACGGCCGCACGGGCGAACCTGCCGCCCGAGGGGCCCGGCGTCGTCGCGGGCGTTCCGCCGCGTCCGCGCCCGGCACCGACCCGGCGCCCGGCACGACGACCGACCTGGCCGCCATGCTCGCCTCCGTCGCGTCGGTCGCGCGGCGCCGCTCGCTCGTCCTGGTCGTCTCGGACCTCATCGGCACCGGCGAGTGGGAGCGTCCGCTGCTGCAGCTCGCGCACCGGCACGAGGTGGTGGCGCTGCGCATCGTCGACGCGGCCGACGACGACGTCCCGCAGGCCGGGCTCGTCGTCGTCGAGGACGCCGAGACGGGCGAGCAGCTGTTCGTGGACACCTCGGACCCGCTGTTCCGCGCCCGGCTGCGTGCCGGCGTCGACGCACGGGACGCCGCGATCCTCGCGGGGACGCGACGTGCGGGCGTGCCCGTGCACCGCATCACCACCGATCGGGACCTCGTCGGCCAGCTCGTCGACGTCGTCGCCCGCACCCAGGCGAGGCCGGCATGA
- a CDS encoding RNA polymerase sigma factor, with protein MTSASTTGEDVWRAAAPHVLTALVHRYGDFDRCEDAVQEALLAAARQWPVEGLPRDPRAWLVTVASRRLIDGWRADRARAAREELAAARTPTDAWLAPAADQVVDGSDGSGGSGDGDDSLALLLLCCHPALAAPSQVALTLRAVAGLTTAQIARGFLVPEATMAQRISRAKARLREVGARFAPPPADELPARVAVVAQVLYLTFTEAHTATAGSDLTDPGLAAEALRLTRLLHALVPGDDEVTGLLALLLLTDARRPARTRPDGSLVPLAEQDRALWDGARIAEGVALVEAVLPAGPVGPYQLQAAIAAVHDEAPSAAQTDWAQIDLLYRMLEAVAPGPVVTLNRAVAVAELQGPVAALAMVEPLLAEPGLRRLHRVHAVHGHLLLAAGRPQRAREAFALAASLATSIPEQRYLNGRVADLATPAANTIDPSSI; from the coding sequence GTGACCTCGGCGTCGACGACCGGTGAGGACGTGTGGCGTGCCGCAGCGCCGCACGTCCTGACCGCGCTCGTGCACCGGTACGGGGACTTCGACCGGTGCGAGGACGCGGTGCAGGAGGCGCTGCTCGCCGCCGCGCGCCAGTGGCCCGTCGAGGGGCTCCCGCGCGATCCGCGCGCCTGGTTGGTGACCGTCGCCTCGCGGCGGCTCATCGACGGCTGGCGGGCGGACCGTGCCCGCGCCGCACGCGAGGAGCTCGCTGCCGCCCGCACGCCCACGGACGCGTGGCTGGCGCCCGCGGCCGACCAGGTCGTCGACGGCAGCGACGGCAGCGGCGGCAGCGGCGATGGTGACGACTCGCTCGCCCTGCTGCTGCTGTGCTGCCACCCGGCGCTGGCCGCGCCCTCGCAGGTCGCCCTGACGCTGCGGGCCGTCGCCGGGCTCACGACCGCGCAGATCGCGCGCGGGTTCCTGGTGCCCGAGGCGACGATGGCCCAGCGGATCAGCCGCGCCAAGGCCCGGCTGCGCGAGGTCGGTGCGCGGTTCGCCCCGCCGCCGGCCGACGAGCTGCCGGCGCGGGTCGCCGTGGTCGCGCAGGTGCTCTATCTGACGTTCACCGAGGCGCACACGGCCACCGCCGGCAGCGACCTGACCGATCCTGGGCTCGCGGCGGAGGCGCTGCGCCTGACCCGGCTGCTGCACGCGCTCGTGCCCGGCGACGACGAGGTCACGGGCCTGCTCGCGCTCCTGCTGCTCACCGACGCGCGCCGGCCGGCGCGGACCCGGCCCGACGGGTCGCTCGTCCCGCTGGCCGAGCAGGACCGTGCGCTGTGGGACGGCGCACGCATCGCCGAGGGGGTCGCCCTCGTCGAGGCCGTCCTGCCCGCCGGACCCGTCGGGCCGTACCAGCTGCAGGCGGCGATCGCGGCCGTGCACGACGAGGCGCCCAGCGCAGCGCAGACCGACTGGGCGCAGATCGACCTGCTCTACCGGATGCTCGAGGCCGTCGCGCCCGGACCCGTCGTGACGCTCAACCGCGCGGTCGCGGTCGCCGAGCTGCAGGGCCCGGTGGCGGCGCTGGCCATGGTCGAGCCGCTCCTGGCCGAGCCGGGGCTGCGGCGGCTGCACCGGGTGCACGCCGTGCACGGCCACCTGCTGCTCGCCGCCGGACGTCCGCAGCGGGCGCGGGAGGCGTTCGCGCTCGCGGCCTCGCTGGCCACGAGCATCCCCGAGCAGCGCTACCTCAACGGCCGGGTGGCGGACCTCGCGACGCCTGCCGCGAACACCATCGATCCATCATCTATATAA
- a CDS encoding VOC family protein, which yields MTVTGPDFIALQVRDLERAAGFYEERLGLRRAPFSPPHAVVFATTPVPFAVRETQPDVDLDAGGRAGLGVALWLHSTDAQTLHDALEAVGVPILTPPFDGPFGRTFAFADPDGYAVTIHDKQ from the coding sequence ATGACCGTCACCGGACCCGACTTCATCGCCCTGCAGGTGCGCGACCTGGAGCGCGCCGCCGGCTTCTACGAGGAGCGGCTCGGCCTGCGCCGTGCACCGTTCAGCCCGCCGCACGCCGTCGTCTTCGCCACCACGCCCGTGCCCTTCGCGGTGCGCGAGACGCAGCCCGACGTCGACCTGGACGCCGGCGGGCGCGCCGGTCTCGGCGTGGCGCTGTGGCTGCACAGCACCGACGCGCAGACGCTGCACGACGCGCTCGAGGCCGTCGGGGTGCCGATCCTCACGCCGCCGTTCGACGGGCCGTTCGGCCGCACGTTCGCCTTCGCCGACCCGGACGGGTACGCCGTCACGATCCACGACAAGCAATGA
- a CDS encoding VWA domain-containing protein, translated as MTFAAPLVLVVGLLLVAALVVALVLLGRRRTAALAAAGVTRAGSVRRTGVWLTVAGLALLVLAAAGPTAAVPVPRAAGTVILAIDVSASMGADDAAPTRLAAAQAAALAFIEAQPASVDIGVVAFQQGALTTALPSADHAAAAAAVERLTVQGGTSLGEAILTSLSAITGQTVTVAEDGTTPELGYWGSATIVLISDGESESGTDVETAATVAQSAGVHVETVGVGTAEGATVEVDGYQMHTALDEDTLRTVATTTGGQYRLASDADDLDAVASGIDLRLETADEKVPLAGAVIALAVLLLGLGAVLTVLRTGRVV; from the coding sequence ATGACGTTCGCCGCCCCGCTCGTGCTCGTCGTCGGGCTGCTGCTCGTCGCGGCGCTCGTCGTCGCCCTCGTGCTCCTCGGACGCCGACGGACCGCCGCGCTCGCCGCCGCGGGCGTCACCCGCGCCGGATCGGTGCGTCGGACGGGCGTCTGGCTGACCGTCGCCGGGCTCGCCCTGCTCGTCCTCGCCGCCGCGGGACCCACCGCGGCCGTGCCCGTGCCCCGGGCCGCCGGGACCGTGATCCTCGCGATCGACGTCTCGGCCAGCATGGGGGCCGACGACGCCGCACCCACTCGCCTCGCCGCCGCCCAGGCCGCCGCCCTGGCGTTCATCGAGGCCCAGCCGGCCAGCGTCGACATCGGGGTGGTCGCCTTCCAGCAGGGCGCGCTGACCACCGCACTGCCCAGCGCCGACCACGCCGCGGCGGCCGCCGCGGTCGAACGGCTGACCGTCCAGGGCGGCACGTCCCTCGGCGAGGCGATCCTGACCTCGCTGTCGGCCATCACCGGGCAGACGGTCACGGTCGCCGAGGACGGCACCACCCCCGAACTCGGCTACTGGGGCTCGGCCACGATCGTGCTGATCTCCGACGGGGAGTCCGAGAGCGGCACCGACGTCGAGACCGCCGCGACCGTCGCGCAGAGCGCGGGCGTGCACGTCGAGACCGTCGGCGTCGGCACTGCCGAAGGTGCGACCGTCGAGGTCGACGGCTACCAGATGCACACCGCGCTCGACGAGGACACGTTGCGCACCGTCGCGACCACCACGGGCGGGCAGTACCGCCTCGCGAGCGACGCGGACGACCTCGACGCCGTCGCCTCGGGCATCGACCTGCGGCTGGAGACCGCCGACGAGAAGGTCCCGCTCGCCGGGGCGGTCATCGCGCTCGCGGTGCTGCTGCTCGGCCTCGGCGCGGTGCTCACCGTGCTGCGCACCGGAAGGGTCGTCTGA
- a CDS encoding AAA family ATPase, with product MTTPENPLEQVLYEVKRVIVGQDELLERMAVALLSGGHLLVEGVPGLAKTLAVKSLAGAIGGQFQRIQFTPDLVPADLVGTRVYHQHSGDFQTSLGPVFANLLLADEINRAPAKVQSALLEVMQERQVTIGRETFPVPRPFLVMATQNPIESEGTYPLPEAQIDRFMMKVVVGYPDGPQEHAVVDRALRPAVPVQAVLTPEHLIAMQAQVQQVYVDPAIVDYAVRLVTATRSPALAGLGDLDRYVTYGASPRASIALVLAARALAFLRGREWVLPQDLSELALDVLRHRVVVSYEALADGLDADTIVRRVLAAVPAPTVVLQDR from the coding sequence ATGACAACCCCCGAGAACCCGCTCGAGCAGGTGCTGTACGAGGTCAAGCGCGTGATCGTCGGGCAGGACGAGCTGCTCGAACGTATGGCCGTCGCCCTGCTCTCCGGCGGGCACCTGCTCGTCGAGGGCGTGCCGGGACTGGCCAAGACCCTCGCCGTGAAGTCGCTCGCCGGCGCGATCGGCGGGCAGTTCCAGCGCATCCAGTTCACGCCCGACCTCGTGCCAGCCGACCTGGTCGGCACCCGGGTGTACCACCAGCACTCGGGGGACTTCCAGACCTCCCTCGGACCGGTGTTCGCCAACCTGCTGCTCGCCGACGAGATCAACCGGGCGCCCGCCAAGGTGCAGAGCGCGCTGCTCGAGGTCATGCAGGAACGCCAGGTGACGATCGGCCGCGAGACGTTCCCCGTGCCGCGCCCGTTCCTCGTGATGGCCACGCAGAACCCCATCGAGTCCGAGGGTACGTACCCGCTGCCCGAGGCTCAGATCGACCGGTTCATGATGAAGGTCGTCGTCGGCTACCCGGACGGCCCGCAGGAGCACGCCGTGGTCGACCGCGCGCTGCGACCGGCCGTGCCCGTGCAGGCCGTGCTCACGCCCGAGCACCTGATCGCCATGCAGGCCCAGGTGCAGCAGGTCTACGTCGACCCCGCGATCGTCGACTACGCGGTCCGCCTGGTCACCGCGACCCGCTCGCCCGCACTGGCCGGCCTCGGCGACCTCGACCGGTACGTCACCTACGGGGCGAGCCCGCGTGCGTCGATCGCGCTCGTGCTGGCCGCCCGGGCGCTGGCCTTCCTGCGCGGACGCGAGTGGGTGCTGCCGCAGGACCTGTCCGAGCTCGCGCTCGACGTGCTGCGCCACCGCGTCGTCGTCTCCTACGAGGCGCTCGCCGACGGCCTCGACGCCGACACGATCGTCCGCCGGGTGCTGGCCGCGGTGCCGGCGCCGACCGTCGTCCTGCAGGACCGCTGA
- a CDS encoding VOC family protein: MFRGMATINLYADDLAAARAWYTDLLHLEPYFAREGYVEFRVGDDQDELGIVDARFRGPGDTPGTGGPITYWHVDDVDAALADLLRRGATEHDHVRERGEGFRTASVVDPFGNLVGVMENPHWSSRHGSPVAG, translated from the coding sequence ATGTTCCGCGGGATGGCCACCATCAACCTGTACGCCGACGACCTCGCCGCCGCGCGCGCCTGGTACACCGACCTGCTGCACCTCGAGCCGTACTTCGCGCGCGAGGGGTACGTGGAGTTCCGCGTCGGCGACGACCAGGACGAGCTCGGGATCGTCGACGCCCGCTTCCGCGGCCCCGGGGACACCCCCGGCACCGGCGGTCCGATCACCTACTGGCACGTCGACGACGTGGACGCCGCGCTGGCCGACCTGCTGCGCCGCGGGGCCACGGAGCACGACCACGTCCGCGAGCGCGGGGAGGGGTTCCGCACGGCCTCGGTCGTCGACCCGTTCGGGAACCTTGTCGGCGTCATGGAGAACCCGCACTGGAGTTCGCGGCACGGGTCGCCGGTCGCGGGGTGA
- a CDS encoding helix-turn-helix transcriptional regulator produces MRADRLVATLLLLQARGHVTAPEVAAELEVSVATARRDLESLSTAGLPVYAQRGRGGGWALLGGGRTDLSGLSGPEVRALFLLLGPASSADPQVRGALRKLVRALPASFREQASAAGAALVVDPSRWGAAPPPERAGAAGGADADARAVLEDGVVARRRVSFAYVDGRGRTDPQRRTVDPWGLVEKAGTWYLVAGTATGRRTFRVARMQDVQVTDEPAQRPVDLDLVAEWAAARAQVEELRARVSADVLVEPWALAPLGDVLGRHLSPGEVQPDGRTRATVTSDTATMLARRLAGWHDAVEVLGPPDVRAALAAIGANLADRYGTPTTDR; encoded by the coding sequence ATGCGCGCAGACCGGCTCGTGGCGACCCTCCTGCTGCTGCAGGCGCGCGGGCACGTCACGGCCCCCGAGGTCGCGGCCGAGCTCGAGGTCTCCGTGGCGACCGCGCGTCGCGACCTGGAGTCGTTGTCCACGGCCGGTCTGCCGGTCTACGCGCAGCGAGGGCGTGGCGGCGGTTGGGCCCTGCTCGGCGGCGGCCGCACGGACCTGAGCGGGCTCAGCGGACCCGAGGTGCGCGCGCTCTTCCTCCTGCTCGGGCCGGCGTCCTCGGCGGACCCGCAGGTCCGCGGCGCGCTGCGCAAGCTCGTGCGGGCGCTCCCCGCGAGCTTCCGCGAGCAGGCCAGCGCCGCGGGCGCCGCGCTCGTCGTCGACCCGTCCCGGTGGGGTGCCGCTCCCCCGCCGGAGCGAGCCGGGGCTGCCGGCGGGGCGGACGCCGATGCCCGTGCTGTGCTCGAGGACGGCGTCGTGGCCCGCCGTCGCGTGTCGTTCGCGTACGTCGACGGGCGCGGTCGCACCGACCCGCAGCGCCGCACGGTCGACCCCTGGGGACTCGTCGAGAAGGCCGGCACCTGGTACCTCGTCGCCGGGACAGCCACCGGACGACGGACCTTCCGCGTGGCACGCATGCAGGACGTGCAGGTCACCGACGAGCCGGCGCAGCGGCCGGTCGACCTGGACCTCGTCGCCGAGTGGGCCGCGGCCCGCGCCCAGGTGGAGGAGCTGCGTGCCCGCGTCAGCGCGGACGTCCTGGTCGAGCCGTGGGCGTTGGCGCCGTTGGGCGACGTGCTCGGACGGCACCTCAGCCCGGGCGAGGTGCAACCGGACGGGCGGACCCGCGCCACCGTCACCTCGGACACCGCCACGATGCTGGCCCGCCGGCTCGCCGGGTGGCACGACGCGGTCGAGGTGCTCGGACCGCCGGACGTACGCGCCGCGCTCGCGGCGATCGGCGCGAACCTCGCCGACCGGTACGGGACCCCGACGACCGACCGCTGA
- a CDS encoding VWA domain-containing protein — protein sequence MSLAWPWALAALGTVPLVLAVAWLVRRRRRRAAVTVTSLALVRAAAPGRGRWTRRIPAALLVAGLAVLGVGAARPQVSVPIASNATTILLAFDVSSSMCSTDVDPNRLVVAQEAATAFVESQAGSRIGLVAFSGVAGVLVPPTTDTDALVDAIAGLTTSRGTAIGQAILTSIDAIAEVDLSVAPTGVEVTDEDTAQPAAAIVVLTDGANSQGVEPVTAAEQATARGIPVYTIGFGTTTPAAAVCDASQVDASSGAAGANAGGGGGAGPGNQTIDEATLTEVADSTGGEYYRAENADELSSVLTELPSTLSVVHEDRDVASWFALAGGLLVAAAVALSLWWGRVRAPRTVTPRRP from the coding sequence ATGTCGCTCGCCTGGCCGTGGGCGCTCGCCGCGCTCGGAACCGTCCCCCTGGTGCTCGCCGTGGCGTGGCTGGTGCGCCGTCGTCGCCGCCGGGCCGCCGTGACCGTCACCTCGCTCGCGCTCGTGCGGGCTGCCGCCCCCGGACGCGGACGGTGGACGCGCCGCATCCCGGCCGCGCTGCTCGTCGCCGGGCTCGCGGTGCTCGGCGTGGGCGCCGCCAGGCCGCAGGTGTCCGTGCCGATCGCCTCGAACGCGACCACGATCCTGCTCGCGTTCGACGTGTCCAGCTCGATGTGCTCGACCGACGTCGACCCGAACCGTCTCGTCGTCGCGCAGGAGGCCGCCACCGCGTTCGTCGAGTCGCAGGCAGGCTCACGCATCGGTCTCGTCGCGTTCTCGGGCGTCGCGGGCGTGCTCGTACCGCCCACGACCGACACCGACGCGCTCGTCGACGCGATCGCCGGGCTCACCACGTCCCGCGGCACCGCGATCGGGCAAGCCATCCTCACGTCCATCGACGCGATCGCCGAGGTCGACCTGTCGGTCGCCCCCACGGGCGTCGAGGTCACCGACGAGGACACCGCGCAGCCCGCCGCCGCGATCGTCGTGCTCACCGACGGAGCGAACTCCCAGGGAGTCGAACCCGTGACCGCGGCCGAGCAGGCGACCGCGCGCGGCATCCCCGTCTACACGATCGGGTTCGGCACCACGACGCCCGCCGCAGCCGTGTGCGACGCCTCGCAGGTCGACGCCTCCAGCGGTGCGGCCGGCGCGAACGCCGGCGGGGGAGGAGGTGCGGGGCCCGGCAACCAGACGATCGACGAGGCCACGCTCACCGAGGTCGCCGACTCGACGGGCGGGGAGTACTACCGGGCGGAGAACGCCGACGAGCTGAGCTCGGTCCTGACCGAGCTGCCCAGCACCCTGAGCGTCGTGCACGAGGACCGCGACGTGGCCTCGTGGTTCGCGCTCGCGGGCGGGCTGCTCGTCGCGGCGGCCGTCGCGCTGTCCCTGTGGTGGGGGCGCGTGCGCGCACCCCGGACGGTCACGCCCCGCCGGCCCTGA
- a CDS encoding S1C family serine protease: MATPTDSPRRARLPRAGVTAGVLAGVVALVLVVALLTSRWGGSGDAAAAATPTPTPTATAEASVADVYEAVAASVVVVRTADGALGSGVVAADDGSILTADHVVADGSAITVTFADGTQSAATVAEADTATDVATLTPETFPEVLVPATVGGGVEIGADVIAIGNPLGLTLSVSTGVVSGLDRTSTSSTDGAQLTGLIQFDASVNPGSSGGPLLDADGVVVGIVVSIADPGQDGAFAGIGFAVPIGTALGSGGEGDGQGPQI, from the coding sequence ATGGCCACCCCCACCGACAGCCCCCGCCGTGCGCGCCTGCCCCGCGCAGGCGTCACGGCAGGCGTGCTGGCCGGGGTGGTCGCCCTCGTGCTGGTCGTCGCGCTGCTGACGTCACGGTGGGGCGGGAGCGGTGACGCGGCGGCTGCGGCGACTCCCACCCCGACGCCCACCGCGACCGCCGAGGCGAGCGTCGCCGACGTGTACGAGGCGGTCGCGGCGTCGGTCGTCGTGGTCCGCACGGCGGACGGGGCGCTCGGCTCGGGCGTCGTGGCGGCGGACGACGGGTCGATCCTCACCGCGGACCACGTCGTCGCCGACGGCAGCGCGATCACCGTGACGTTCGCCGACGGCACGCAGTCCGCGGCCACGGTCGCGGAGGCGGACACCGCCACGGACGTGGCGACGTTGACGCCGGAGACCTTCCCCGAGGTGCTGGTCCCGGCCACGGTCGGCGGCGGCGTCGAGATCGGCGCCGACGTCATCGCGATCGGCAACCCGCTCGGCCTGACGCTCAGCGTCTCGACAGGAGTGGTCTCCGGCCTGGACCGCACCAGCACCAGCAGCACCGACGGCGCCCAGCTGACCGGCCTCATCCAGTTCGACGCCTCGGTGAACCCGGGCAGCTCCGGCGGTCCGCTGCTCGACGCGGACGGCGTCGTCGTCGGCATCGTCGTCTCGATCGCCGACCCCGGCCAGGACGGCGCGTTCGCCGGCATCGGGTTCGCCGTGCCGATCGGGACCGCGCTCGGCTCCGGCGGCGAGGGCGACGGCCAGGGCCCGCAGATCTGA
- a CDS encoding MarR family winged helix-turn-helix transcriptional regulator, with protein sequence MPDPTGTSLDQLAARLVVHGSRFARYASRGPGERRSVVAVRVLANLQHEGPLRIGELTARERISQPAMTSAVNRLEEDGLVLRRADLDDARACVVELTDAGRAELEDFRGRAAERARPALERLSAEDLAVLDRAADLLEQLSDPRSTGTTTA encoded by the coding sequence GTGCCTGACCCCACCGGGACCTCCCTCGACCAGCTCGCCGCGCGCCTCGTCGTGCACGGCAGCCGGTTCGCCCGCTACGCCTCGCGCGGACCGGGCGAGCGGCGCTCGGTCGTCGCCGTCCGCGTCCTGGCCAACCTCCAGCACGAGGGGCCCCTGCGCATCGGCGAGCTGACCGCCCGCGAACGCATCTCCCAGCCGGCCATGACCTCCGCGGTCAACCGGCTCGAGGAGGACGGTCTGGTCCTGCGGCGCGCCGACCTCGACGACGCGCGTGCGTGCGTCGTCGAGCTGACCGACGCCGGCCGGGCCGAGCTCGAGGACTTCCGCGGGCGCGCGGCCGAGCGGGCGCGCCCCGCGCTCGAACGGCTCAGCGCCGAGGACCTCGCGGTGCTCGACCGGGCGGCCGACCTGCTCGAGCAGCTCAGCGACCCGCGGTCGACAGGCACCACCACCGCCTGA
- a CDS encoding YciI family protein translates to MKYVILIHANPEPWGHPTGDFTAEGRAMDPAERERRRGTFETLMGEISASGELVMAEALAAPTASTVYRWAAGGSVATDGPYAETKEQLAGFFQVDCATRERAEEIAERFAHPGDVIELRPAMWGDGDDR, encoded by the coding sequence ATGAAGTACGTCATCCTCATCCACGCCAACCCCGAGCCGTGGGGCCACCCGACGGGCGACTTCACCGCCGAGGGCCGGGCCATGGACCCCGCCGAGCGCGAGCGGCGCCGTGGCACGTTCGAGACCCTCATGGGCGAGATCTCCGCCTCCGGGGAGCTCGTCATGGCCGAGGCGCTCGCCGCACCGACCGCCTCGACGGTCTACCGGTGGGCCGCGGGCGGCTCGGTCGCCACGGACGGCCCGTACGCCGAGACGAAGGAGCAGCTGGCCGGCTTCTTCCAGGTCGACTGCGCCACGCGCGAGCGCGCCGAGGAGATCGCCGAGCGGTTCGCCCACCCGGGCGACGTCATCGAGCTGCGTCCGGCGATGTGGGGCGACGGCGACGACCGGTGA
- a CDS encoding GGDEF domain-containing protein yields MASRSGRVSLLRGQDLAWLARRVVAFGIVVGAPIIAATWFRDGPHDVWVRWGYPPLGAVLLVFGWILLRRPAWALRTALTILVLLEIGWVVVAVGRIGREPDVATAWASLIPTPLLGVVVCLIVGFLFQRTRTALLHGAFYSGVMTGAMATAFSRRPGGGEYVWQSVRYGVYLGVFLVLLLVLSRAKEHVASAVADAERADATASRMRDMAYLDELTGIANRRRLMEELGYQAGLLGPAHPVGVVYFDLDHFKRVNDTYGHELGDQVLRLVAQITGRTLAHRDLLARLGGEEFVIVAPGTHHEGALALAERLRQNLPEELEATLGVRVTASFGVTDLRPDDTPASVLRRVDGFMYRAKADGRDQVRAGGA; encoded by the coding sequence ATGGCGAGCAGATCGGGGCGGGTCTCGCTCCTGCGCGGCCAGGACCTGGCCTGGCTCGCCCGCCGGGTCGTCGCGTTCGGCATCGTGGTCGGCGCCCCGATCATCGCGGCCACCTGGTTCCGCGACGGGCCCCACGACGTGTGGGTGCGCTGGGGCTACCCGCCGCTCGGCGCGGTGCTGCTGGTCTTCGGGTGGATCCTCCTGCGCCGCCCGGCATGGGCGCTGCGGACCGCGCTGACGATCCTCGTGCTCCTCGAGATCGGGTGGGTCGTCGTCGCGGTGGGCCGCATCGGCCGGGAGCCGGACGTCGCGACCGCGTGGGCGTCGCTGATCCCGACCCCGCTGCTCGGCGTGGTGGTCTGCCTGATCGTCGGCTTCCTGTTCCAGCGCACCCGGACGGCGCTCCTGCACGGCGCCTTCTACTCGGGCGTGATGACCGGGGCGATGGCGACGGCGTTCTCCCGGCGGCCGGGTGGCGGGGAGTACGTCTGGCAGTCCGTGAGGTACGGGGTGTACCTGGGTGTGTTCCTCGTGCTGCTGCTCGTGCTCTCGCGCGCCAAGGAGCACGTCGCCTCGGCGGTGGCCGATGCCGAACGGGCGGACGCGACCGCCTCGCGGATGCGCGACATGGCCTACCTCGACGAGCTGACGGGGATCGCGAACCGGCGTCGGCTCATGGAGGAGCTCGGCTACCAGGCCGGGCTGCTCGGCCCGGCGCACCCGGTCGGCGTCGTGTACTTCGACCTGGACCACTTCAAGCGCGTCAACGACACGTACGGGCACGAGCTGGGCGACCAGGTGCTGCGTCTGGTCGCCCAGATCACGGGCCGCACCCTCGCCCACCGTGACCTGCTCGCACGCCTGGGCGGCGAGGAGTTCGTGATCGTCGCGCCGGGCACGCACCACGAGGGGGCGCTCGCGCTGGCCGAACGGCTGCGGCAGAACCTGCCCGAGGAGCTGGAGGCGACCCTCGGTGTGCGGGTCACCGCCAGCTTCGGCGTCACCGACCTGCGGCCCGATGACACCCCGGCCTCGGTGCTGCGTCGGGTGGACGGGTTTATGTACCGGGCCAAGGCCGACGGCCGCGACCAGGTCAGGGCCGGCGGGGCGTGA